The Brassica napus cultivar Da-Ae chromosome C7, Da-Ae, whole genome shotgun sequence genomic interval CTCACCGCTTCAATGGTCATCCCGGAGATGGCTGAAGCTGCTGGTCCAGGAATCTCTCCTTCTCTCAAGAATTTCTTGCTCAGCATTGCGTCTGGTGGCGTGGTTCTCACCGTCATCATTGGTGCCGTCGTCGGTGTCTCCAACTTTGACCCTGTCAAGAGAACCTAAGAAGCTAGCAAGCTATATTATCTTCTTTGTTGTTAATGTGTTGTGCCTCCTGTTTTGTATCGTTTAATGAAACTTTGGTGTGTACTATGctcaaaacttttaaaaaaactcGTTTCATGAATTTGTCTTAGCAGTCTCAatgaatccaaaaaaaaaagggattcGGAAAAGCATAACGCTCGAATACAGCATATCGATAACCACCATAATCTAAGATAATTTGAGATCCCTCTGATTATACCTGTAGAGACCCAACGAGCAAGTTGAGCAAGTATCTACTCTCGGATGTGTAATTCACCGTATCAACCTTCACCACAGTCATCTTCAGTCTGTGTTCCTCCCCATAAGTTTCCTCTTTGATCTTCAACTTTAACATGTACTGATGAAACAGTCTGTTTCTAACAATCACTGCGAATTCCTCATCATTCTGCGATTCGTGCTTCAACGTGTAAAGCTGCTTAGCCGGACATCCCATGATTTCTTCACCGGATTCTTGGAACGCCGTTACCCAAGCCATCCCAGTGTGGTCTTGAATCTGCACTTGAAGAAGGTATCTGTAGTCGCATTCCTCAAACTCTTGGTTGCACCGGTCACAGAGCCACATGTTTGTTCCAGTCCGTGTCACCTTCTTGTTGCATTGCTTATCTCCAATCATCAAAGGACAAGCTGTGTAGCAGAAGCTATCAGTTTTGATGAATGCTATGGTTGCTTTCACTGTGAACCAGTCAGGCTTGTCTGATCTTCCAAGACCTTCCTCTTTGATCTGGGAAACAACTTTTCGTATCTCGTTCCTCGAACCTCCTCCAGGCATATTGTCTCTGGAAATGGAGGAGGATGCAGTATCTTTTCCACCGTGATCGAACCAGTTCCTCAGTTTCTGAGCTTCAGGAAAATCTGGATTTATGAAGAGCTGTGTTGACGATATTGTCCCAACTGATTTACCACTGAAGTCGCTTACTTTTCCAGCTTTTATTGCTAAAACGGGGTAAAAGGCTGAACCAACCATCTCTTCAAGTTCCCGACCATCTCGGTTACAGAACTCTCCCCATAGCGTAACCTCAACGGCCTTTCCTGAATCATCCTTCAGATTGAGGGTTCTCCGATGGGTTTCCATCCCGTTCTTCCTCAGGATTGGGACAGAAGGGTTCACAGAAGTCACAACCCCAATGATATCGAGTATGGCATTGTTTTCAGCCTTCTCAACGTCGCCTATAGGACGGAAGGAGAACTGCTGCCTTGGTATGGAGCCATCTTCATCGGGACAAAGCTCCACAGTCGATGCTGACTCCAAGAAAATTTCCCATTCGTTCTTTAAGTGGTTGAAGTTTTTCTGTGCAGGCTTCAAACTTCCCTTTGAAATCAAATACACCTTACCAACCTCAATAACATCATAGAATCGGTCAACAACAGCATTGAAGCAAGTGATACGAACCTCCCCTCCATCAGAGTCAAGCAGATCAAAAGAGAATACTTTCCCGTCTCCTTTTGCGTTGTTATAACGCCTGATATCTCCTTTTGCAGTTACTCTAGCCTTAATAGCCCACCGACCTTGATATGGATTGAGAGCAGCGATAGGGATGATTCGAGCTGGAGCCTCGTTCTTCATTATGGGTCCATGATTTCTGTAGCTTGGAGGTGGTTGATATGCAGGCTGAACAGATGGAGTATTGTTTACACCCCTGGGAGGCACTTTATTAGTTGAATGCTGCTCAATTGAACCAACCCTACTCGGAGGATGTATGTTGCCTGGACCTGGAAGTGGCTTTTGGAATTCTGTATTAGATTCTGCAGACATTGTTGGGTTCCCAATGGTTTCAGACTGTGGTACTATGGTCTCCATGTTCAGCACAATAGTAAGCCTGTACACAATATGCATAAGATTTTATCACTATCAAAGAGAGAGAACAAATGTGCAAACCACCAGAGACAACAATCTTCAAACACGGCTACAACTGCTTTTTGAATCTCATCGTGAAACATTCAACTAAACCATGGAATTCACAAAAACATAGAGTCCATCACAACTATGGAAAAATCACCTGCGGCCTTTAACGTCGCTACAAATGTAATCGATGAGCTGAACAATGGATCCCTTCTCAACCTGTCCTGACTTAACCCGATCGTTGAGCTGAACAGCGAGCATAGCGTGCTGAGCTGAGACACCATCTGAGATTAGCAAACGGTACCTCTCCTGGCCTCTCTCCTGAgttttcccaatcaatctgatATCTAAAACCTGTAACAGCGGCTTCAGATTGACGTCGCCTGTGTTAATCGCCGCGATGGCGTTCGGAGTCAAAGTCACCGGCATGATTACAATATTCGAGATCCGGCTAGGTATAAACCAATCCCTAGAAATGGAGAAATCGatgaaaaagaataataatcaCCAAAAGGAGAAATAGAAAGAGAGGAAGAGTAGATCGGCGACCTTAAGATGGTGGTAACTTGTGAGAGATTCCTCTGTAAGCTTTTGTTTCCTTAACTGAATTGTGTGGGGAGGGAACGATATTGCGAGTCGCGCAAACTAGGAAGCGTTTATCGATCAGGGCTATGATTGTGTCattagtttttactttttttgttttttagattttgctttttggtttttagctttttcctttttggttttttatttttagattttgattttagtttttggttttgatgtattttttttttcaaaaattaatcaaTACATTACTCtaaaataatacaacaaaatagcaataaatatttatattttacaattaaaattatcaaaatactgTGATTATTACTCTAAAATTAAATAGTATagcatatttaaattattatatttttatgaaaaatatattatagtaaaatataaatcataaaatatatataaattatgcaaaaatgaaaatattaaatttcgaactacttagaaatttttattatataaattattttaatttttaaaacttcaaaagcaatagtttttcttatataaatattataagttaTACAAAAATTAAGTACGTAgaattttgaaactaattataaatttcttatataaattatttatattttcttaaagttgaatggtaatttttatatttcaggATTATACAAcacattttattaataaaacatattatgttaatttttttatttttaatgtgactaataattattcaattgttttagttatagaaactaataattaagttttaaaattaaatatattatttataaaatatataaatttatttacagatatgaaacacaaattaaaatatttcacattattgtttaaatgatatctagaggttgattgtttgtagtttttgttttagtttttggtttttgcttttgtaaaaaccattttttatccaatcaagttttaggttttagtttttgtttttgtaaaaaccatTTCACTTGCCAATCAAGttttttaacaaatagattccctaaaatttagggaagctagtttttcaaaatttcaaccaATTTGTAAAGAAAAGCTAATTTTTGTgggttttcaatataaaaacgaattttgtttattttgtataaaatactatattttaattaattaataactaagtaaataatattttcataaagataaaatttccatacatttttttatcatttaacattagtgtaaaataatttatgtgtttcatatatgtaaataaatatagataattTTAGTATTAGTTGTAGCCAATTAATtcttaatatctataaataaattattgaataatattattatacatgataaacaacaactaaaaattataaaatttaatatattttgttaatacaatatattatattaatttgaaaataGCCATTCAAGTTctaaaaaacgaaaaatattttatgtaataaaatttataaatagtttcaaaattttaaaatattttaatttttataatttatacatattttattaattatatttaagtataacacttaaaataaaataatttaaaacattgtgatctttttattttaaataacagccactgtattttgataaattttaatggtaattttaaaaaaatattattttaaaacaatgttttttttttgttcaactttttttaagtagaaaaagaaacaatGTCTTGcttattttataagaaaactaagaataaaacaaaaccaaaatctaaaaaccaaaaaccaaaaccaaaagctgaaaatcaaaaaccaaaatctaaaagttaaaaaccaaaaaccaaaatctaaaaccaaaatctaaaaaccaaaaactaaaaccaaaaactaatggaaacaatcatcaccctaatgtacaaaatattttatgataattttatttttatgaaaatattaattattaatgaattaaaatgtagtagtttctacaaaaaaaaatcaaaatttgtttttcttcataaaagctcacaaaagttggtttttggtttttcttcataaattggttaaacttttcaaaaactagtttccctaaattttagggaatctatttattgaaaatcttgattggcaactcaaatggtttttacaaaaacaaaaacaataaccaaaaacttgattggatgaaaaatggtttctacaaaaacaaaaaccaaaaactaaagcaaaaaccacaaacaatcaaCTTCTAGATATGGGTTTcctttaattttgaattttgtaccACTAAATTCGGTTTAAATTACGATGATAACCCCACTACTATATAGTCTTCtacttgttatttttttttaaattaactacGGAGTCTAGATACTGAGATTAACCGACTATTCTGTGGGTTCAAAGAATTATCTGGTGATCAATAGGGATCAAACTATAGATTCACCAAGTGCCACTAGCCCAAGGCCGAGTAGTTTTTGCTTGTTATTTTGGAGAAGAATGTTAGTAATATTTTGATTACTATTTATCTCTCCAATGCATATGAATTCGTGGCTCATAAATTCTGTAACGACTTGTTCTTCCGTTTCTGACCTTAGGTTCAGAGTGTGGCGTTTTGGATACACATCCTTTCGTTTAGAACTCCCAAAGTGGCCTAGTTATATCcattatttctatatatatagtaaaaggAATACATGAGTAAATGGATTACTCAGTGAAGTGTTTATATGCCAGTCTCTGCGCATGAAACTATATACTACTCAATGCGTGAAAAAGACTGACTATCCACTAACAATCAAGCAATGAAATAACTATAACACTCATCAAACAATACAATGAACTCAGTCATCACTAGACATGGACTTGATAGACTCGACACCAAGCAACCTAGTCAGTCAGCCCCGTCGGTACCTCATGTTAGGCTACTGTCCCGCAACTTCCTATGTAACTACCTGCTCGCAGCCCTTTGGCCCCTTCTGGCATTGTCTTCCCCACGGTCATGATAATCACTTATGCTACGACTCGGCATAACTCTATCTTATGGCGCCCTTGTGATTAAATTCATGCGGGTACATCATGCTAGGCTACTCTCTCCCAGGTACCTCATCATTAACTCATCATCTCTGTTTGGGTAAATTCGTGCATGTACTTTGTGGGTACGAAATAAATGTAAAGTAAGCGAAAACTAACAAGAACGAAAAGAGAACAAATGTAATGCTTTATTGATCTTTAGAGTCGGAACTACAGTGTTTTGTGTTTAAACCCTAGTTCTACACGCCTACCCTAATATGTGTGTATTGAATAGTCGACCTCTTGTTCATGGATTTGGATCCCCTTTTATATAGGCTGATTGTTGTCATAAACTAGGTCAAGGCTTCCATACTCAAAAATATGGAAAATCCCTTTTTgtaaaagttttcaattttacgTGGAGGCAGTGATGAAGCTGGGTGTGAGCCGAAAATTTTCTAAACAGGAATCTAAAGGCTGGTGTCCTGCTCAGCAGGAGCAAAATCTCTCTAAATTATTTATctccaacagtttgccccttatctTTCGATTTTGTTGGTGAAGTCGGGAGATAACATGTGCACTTTGGTCTACCAGAGTCGTTCTATCTCAGCAGGCTTATCGTGAGTATGATGTCACTTCTTTAGTGCCCTTTCCAGGTTGTTCTGGCCTAGACCATATGCAGACCCGAAAGTAGATATCTAGTCTTGAATAGTCGATGGATGATTGCTGTCCAATAAGATTCCAGGCTCGGGCCTGATGAGC includes:
- the LOC106357751 gene encoding replication protein A 70 kDa DNA-binding subunit A, which codes for MPVTLTPNAIAAINTGDVNLKPLLQVLDIRLIGKTQERGQERYRLLISDGVSAQHAMLAVQLNDRVKSGQVEKGSIVQLIDYICSDVKGRRLTIVLNMETIVPQSETIGNPTMSAESNTEFQKPLPGPGNIHPPSRVGSIEQHSTNKVPPRGVNNTPSVQPAYQPPPSYRNHGPIMKNEAPARIIPIAALNPYQGRWAIKARVTAKGDIRRYNNAKGDGKVFSFDLLDSDGGEVRITCFNAVVDRFYDVIEVGKVYLISKGSLKPAQKNFNHLKNEWEIFLESASTVELCPDEDGSIPRQQFSFRPIGDVEKAENNAILDIIGVVTSVNPSVPILRKNGMETHRRTLNLKDDSGKAVEVTLWGEFCNRDGRELEEMVGSAFYPVLAIKAGKVSDFSGKSVGTISSTQLFINPDFPEAQKLRNWFDHGGKDTASSSISRDNMPGGGSRNEIRKVVSQIKEEGLGRSDKPDWFTVKATIAFIKTDSFCYTACPLMIGDKQCNKKVTRTGTNMWLCDRCNQEFEECDYRYLLQVQIQDHTGMAWVTAFQESGEEIMGCPAKQLYTLKHESQNDEEFAVIVRNRLFHQYMLKLKIKEETYGEEHRLKMTVVKVDTVNYTSESRYLLNLLVGSLQV